Genomic window (Muntiacus reevesi chromosome X, mMunRee1.1, whole genome shotgun sequence):
TCAGCACCACCTCATTAATCCTCCCAGCTGCAGAGGGAGGCTGAAAACTCAGTCATCTTCATTTTAGAGAAGagatccaaagagaagaaatgattTGTACCCCATCAGATGGCAAGTCAGCGGCCGGGCCGAAAATAGAACCAAACCCTGATTCTGGGGGAACCGCTCACCTTACTCACATGGCCACCTTGCTTTGCCTGCCCATTGTAGAGGAAGAAATTTCAGCTGGCACAGAATCTGACTTCCCTGTCTGTGCCCAGGGCTGTGGTTGGTGGTTTATttgcaaagtcgtgtctgactctcagcgatcccatgaactgtatagcctgccaggctcctgtgtccatggaatttccccaggcgagaatactggagtgggttgccatttcctcccccagggatcttccccacccagggattgaacccatgtcttctgcatattgcaggcagattctttaccactaaatcaTGGGACTGACCTTGTGCTAAAGTGTGTCAGAGGCAACACTGGGGCTGAGAAGGAGACTTTGATAACATGCTCCATCTCCTCCTGGCGCCCCTTCCTGGCACTCTGTCATGCCAGGTCTCTCATACCCAAAGAGGTGCCTGACCCCCAGGGCCCAGATGCACAGAAATAGGTGAGCCTTAGCCGTCCTCCCCATGGGGCCTGCATCACTATATAGTTCATCTGATGGACTCAGAGCATGTCCAGCATTTCCATCAAAGCACATCTAGGGGTAGAGAAGGGTGAACCTGGACGCTGGTGAGGTAGACATGGAAGCCAGAAGTATCAATCATGGGTCTCGAGTGTCtttgaaatatgttttctttacAGGAAGTTCAACTTCTTCATTCCTCTCcaaatttttacataaaaacatTGAAgatagggactcccctggtggcccagtagctgagactttgcactcccaatgcaaggggccctggttcaatccctgctcagggaactagatcctgcatgctgcgacTATGACCCGctccagccaaataaataataagtaaaacaaatatttttgaaaagttaaatatagCAGTCATGTGGTATTTGCCTACAAAATCTTTGAGAAAAATGCCAGTGCATAAGGAGTATGGGTCATAGCCATGGGAAACTCAGATTCCCATTTGAGGAACATGGGGAAGGGGTGTTCTCTTCATTTTTGATGATGGTGACTTTTTGGACACAGCTGCTCTATATGACTCCACTGGTTCTGAGAGTCACGTGGCACTGGGGCTACTGGGTGAAGAGTCAGCTGGGCTTGCAGTATCCTGCACCTTCCACCCCACCTTACCAATGACCCACACACTGCCTGTACCTTGAGCAACAGTTACAGACCATCCTCTGATGAGTGTGGCTGCGCCTGTGCCTCTGTTTTCAGGGGGAGGGGCTTTAAAGTTGGCACCAGGCTGAGTACTGCAGGGTATCAGGTGAAAGCTTGGTCTGAGTTTGGAAACCAGCTAGCTTATgtagtgacttaacctctctaggcttcagtttcctccaaGAAAAGTGGATTTGCTTGTAGTATCTCTCTCTAAGGATCTTAGAAGGTTTAAgatcatgcatgtgtgcatgcatgctaagtcactcagttgtgtccgactctttgtgaccccatggactgtaacccaccaccaggttcctctgtccatgggattctccaggcaatatgcAGAGGGAAGGACAGTCATTGCAGACGGGAGGGCAAGCAGCTCACAGTGAGCACACTGCTAAGTGGTAGGTCCAGAACCTGCAGCTGGAAAGGTCAGTGAGGGCGCCAGACTGTCCCTGAGATACTGGGAGCATGGGCAGCGCCTGCAGACTTGGTGATGTGTGGGCCGTGATTGTGAGTGGGAAGCAGACACCCAAAGTGAAACAAGAAGTTCTGTACCTGTGAGAAGTCAGGCCTCCACGGTTTCCATGTAATGGTTGCTCCCAGCAAGTCAGGGCATTGAAACCAAGAAACCCACCTGGAATCCAGGACATTTTGCCCAGACCCGAGACTGAACCCTCAGGGGTCATTTCTTCTGaagacacacactcacagtctGGCTCCCAGCCTGACAGGATGGGGCATGAGACGGAGTTAGTACTCCCATCCTAGTGGctctttggagaaatttgatcctAAGACAGAAAATCATGCCCCTTCCTAATGCTGGTAGCTGATCCTCTCCTGCCTCTTTGGCAGAAGAAGTTCTGGCTCAGGCAAGCCCTTTCAATTCATTGTTGATGAAATTGCCTATGATCCACAGTGTCTTGAAagcagtttggaaaaaaaaatgtgactgtgCCAACACCACAGGCATCCTGGGCCCACACCAGTAGCCTGAACCCATTTTCCTCAAATGGCCTGAAGTTGGAAAGGCAGGAATCAGGCTCTGGGGACTTGTATCAGGTACAGGATGGCTGGAGAGGATCAGCTTCCGGCTCTAGTTCAGGCCAAAGATGGTGAGGAAGGTGCTGGTGGGGAGAAGCCTGTGCCAACCCCCATGGTCTCCCAGCTATTGCAGAGAACCATCCCAGGTCAGGAGAAAAAGCCCATTGAGCACCTCGGGGGAGTTTGTGAAGCTTTTGGAAAGTAACTGGTGAAACTCAGCTCTGAGTCTGTGGGACACTTTTCCTAGTTGGCACAAAGGTATCTCATAGACTTGTGGGGACCTGTGATTACCACAAGGACCCAGAACAGGAGAAACAGAATCAGCACCCACCATTAGGTATCTGAAAAACCAGAGAAGTTAGTTCTGCTTAGAGTCCTGCTGCTTCTATTGTATGAAAATACTCCTCTCCCTAGAAATTGCCAGAGGCCATTGCACAATCTGTAATGGACGTGACTCCTCATCTTTGATAGGAGGATGCCAGGCTGCTGGGCCTTGTCCAACTGCACTGACTGGGGTTAGCCATTCCCAGAGAAAGGACCTTTTTCACGAGGGTCAGAGGTCTGGCAGGACTCTCTCACAGCAGTCATCTCATTCaacatattcattcaacaaatatttattgaacacctattatgtgccaggcaggtACTGTGTGGGTGCATACGCAGACTATAGAACTGAATAAGAAATGCTTTCTGACTATAAGGAGCTATTGGTGTGGTACAGGACTGCAAGTTTCTGGACTGTCCAATCAGGTCATTTAGAGTGGTGGCAGGCCTCTGTTCACACTGGGACTGACTTCAAGAGTCCCAACCTTGATGTCATGGGATGTATCCCTTGCCGGTATTTCCCCAAAGAGTTCTGCCACCAGGTCACCCTGGGTGGCCTCCCACATGCAGAGCCACCCAGCCTGACTGTGCTGTCTCTGGCTCCTCCTCCATGCTCGGCTTCCAAACCACTTTAGCCATGACCTTTGCACACATGAGAAAAAGCATCTGTGCCCAAGCTTTGGGAGGAAGTGACTCATTAGGGCTACTGTACACAGTTGTATAGGATGTACACTCGGCCAGAGAAGCAAGTGGGGTTGAAATTACCAAGCTATGTGTCCAAAGGCCTAGCATCACCCAGAGGACTAGgcctgtccccctccccccaattcaTCATGGCAGGTGGATGCAGCAGGGAGAAACTTTTCCTAGTTGGCACAAATGTATCTGATAGACCTGTGGGACCTGTGATTACCCAGAACAGGAGAAATAGAATTGCTGGCCCCCATTAGGTAACTCTCTGAAAAACCAGAGAAGTCAGCTCTGCTTAGGGTCCTGTTGCTTCTATTGTGTGGAAATACCCCTGTCCCTAGAAATTGCCAGAGGCCATTGCAAAGGATTGGCTAGCTTTAACTACAGGCTAGTTCTGAGGTAACTAGGAGCAGTTTCAGAGGAAGAGGCCCCATTTCCCAAAGCAACTTGAAAGCTGACCTAAATATCTTCCAACTCCCAGGCCGTCCAGTGCTCTCAGCACGGAGCACATGGTGTTTCTGTGCTACCCTTGCCCAGTCAGTTCTGAGCTGGCAGCCATGGTGGCCAGTTGAGCCAAAGGTCCCAGGGTCAAGTGAAAGGAGTACAGTACCCAACTCCTGTGACCAACAGGAGACTTCTAAGAGGGGCAAAGGGGAGGCTGGAAGAGCAAGGTTCTCAGTTCTCCTTGTCTACCGGGGCCCAGATAGATGGGTAAGGGGCCCAGTGGGAGCATTCAGAGGGTTGCCAGCAACCAACAATTCAAGGACACAAGGACTTCAACACAGAGGCACTGCAAAGACTTATTGGGATATAAGATGAATAGATTTAATCATTCTTGTTTGAAAAACAAGACATAAATtagtatatatatagaatttatatattttatgtagtatatatactatatacagaCATTAGAAAATGTGTCCTCTCCATGAGGTTGAGGGAGAGGTGAAGGATGGCGGTGGAATGAATGACACAGCCGGGGCCTAAGTGGTGAAGAGGCAGGATCAAGAGgttgggagaagagggagaccATGTCAGCACGCAGGCTCACAGTGGTCGTGGGGGCAAGGGTTCCCCACCTGGCTGCATCTCTGGCCCATTAAACAACTTGGTCCTGTGGGAGGAGAGGCAAGGAAGAGGGGGGCGCTGGCTTCTGCAGAACGAGCTCCCCTAATCCTTGCCGGGAAGAATTGCCACTCAGGGGGTCTTTTATCACACTCGGGGGTACCAAGGACAGGTGGGGGTTGAGCACAGTGTACATCTTTATAAAACTCACATAAGAACGGGAGGTTTCACATGAGCCTCTCACAGAACGATGAATGAGGCAGACACAGGGCACAAGCATGTGGGGAATATGGAGAGGTGCATGAGAAGCAATCTATACAGAAGAAACATTGGCTTTCTTTGTTCCCTACAATGGGCAATTAGTAGGGACTCCGTGTCTTCACTCCCAGGAACACTGTGGGGGGACGGTGACGGCAGCAGATGTGTGTCAAGAAGAATGCGAAACAGTGTGAATTCCCTTCCAGATGACtccgggggaggggagagagagagagagaaagggggagagagaggtgcAGGACTGCACCGGGTAAGGCGCTCAGCTTCTTTTCTTAGAGAGACAAATCCACAGGGTCAATACACAGCCAAAAGCATATACTCAGGATTAACATATCACGCTAGCTTCCAGAAGTTTAAGATATAGTCAtcgacaccccccacccccgaccccctgccccccaccccccaccccccacccccaatctgtAGCTAAGTCAGACTCCTAAGGACAGTCTGTCTGGTAGAGAGATGTTGAGAGGAGTCGCATGCTGGCCGCGACAGCCCCTGTGCTGGGCCGGGCTGGGCAGGGCGGGCTCCGAGGCCTGCACTGGGTCTCCCCAGGGCAGATGCGGTCACCAGGTACCTTACCCAGGACGAGCGGGGTAATCCCAGATGCCTGCTCCCTAGTGGACTGAGCTGCCCTGCCCATCAGCAAGGGACAGGGCACTTTGGGGATGGCTGGTGTGGAGCTACTGGGCCCAGGGGCGAGCGCTCCCAAGGCTGCCAGCCTGTAGAGCTGGCCGCCAGCAGCCCAGAGTGGCTGTTTTCTGCAGACCCACCACCTGGGCACCAGCCCTCAGGGTGGCTACTGCCGAGTGAGTGAGAGCTTGGGCACATCTGGGCTGTGTGCCCTCTCCCTTCCGCTTGCTCGGCACCGCTGTGGCCCTGGAGGGGAACAGGTGCCAAGAGGAGCTCGAGACCCATGGGCTTCAGGCCTGCCTCCCTCTGACTCCCACGATGGAGCAGGAAGTGGACCTGACGTCACGTCTCAGCcctagagaagagagaaaatacagCTCTGTGACGGGCATAGTGACGGGGTGGGGGGGCCGTGGCCCTCACAGTGACGCCCAGAGGCCAGGGAAGGGGCGAGGATACTCAGGGTGGCAGCTGCCTGGAGCCCTCAGGGACAGCCTCCAATCCAGGGACTTGTCAGTCCCTGGAGACTGAGGGCTCAGGGGGGCCCTGACTGGCCCAGCAGACACATATACTCACCACAAGATGCAAAGACCACAAAGCTCAAACCTGGGGCCACGGTTGGAGAAGGGGGGCAGGCCTGGGCAGATGGCCTACTTAATAAGGGTCTTTAAGGAGCGGGTGAATGTGCTCATAACAGTCGCTGAAGTTGGGGAGCCCGGTGGGTGGCCCCCAGCTGCCCCCATAACTGTTGCtgcctgctgttgctgctgctgctgctggttaaGGTTCCGGGCAGTGGACTCCTCAGCTGCACGCAGCAGGAAGGTGTAGTTCCTCACCACCTCTTCTACCTTGGCCAGCAGCTCCTGGCGCTGGGCCTCAGAGCGCACGATGAACACCAGCCGCACGAAGGTCTCAATGAGGCTGCTCAGCACCTGGAAGCTGCCCGTGATGGCCGCCAGCATGTGCGTGGGGCTCTTGTCCACGTTGGCCACGCGGCGGCAGGAGGCCCGGAGCTCCTTGAACTTGAGAGCCAGCTCCAGTTTGTATTCAGAGATCTGGGAGACGTAGGGCTTGGGGGCACGGGCCTCAGGACTGGCCACACACTGCCGTAGGACTGTCAGCAGCTCATTGGTGTCCAGCCGGGCAGCCAGGAAGCCGTCGGGCAGGCCATAGGCATGGGCCCGCAGGGCATTGATCTTGGCCAGGCTTCCCTCGAAGGTGGACACCCGCAGGTCGATCTCCTGGGTGCGGGATGCctcggggctgctgctgctgcaggtgGCGGCATCCAACACCTGCAGGGTCCTGCTCACCACGGGTACTACCTGCTCGTCCAGCTTCATGCCGGGCAGGATCTTCATGGGGATGGAGTACGAGAGCTCATCCTTGCCATCGCTGGCGTCATCTGCCATGTCGCACTTGCGGTAGTAGAAGCAGTAGCGGATGGAGCAGCACTTGCCACTCTCACTGTCCTCGTCCAGCTCCGCGGGCTTCCGATACACCTCTTCTGGCAGTGAGAACACGGCCATCTGTCGGGGCCCTTTGGTCTCAGGGGCGACATGGACGTAGGAGGGGTCTCCCAAGGTCGGGGACTCCAGCGACTTGCTTTTGGGACCCACGCCTAGGGGGAGGCCCGCCTCTACCTCCTTGGCCTCCCTGGGCAGCATGCCCAGGGGTGGGTGCGGGTAGATGTCTGAGGTCAGTGAGGCCCTGTCACCCTGGTCCAGCTCACTGATGCTGTAGCGGCGCATCAGTTTCCTGTAGTTGGGAGCTCCGAGACACTCGCCCCCGGAGGCACACGTGGTCAGGCAAGAAACACCACTCTCAGGGTCCGATCGGCACTCTCGGGACTCCAGGCTGGTGGAGCGGATGCGCCTGACACTGGTGGGGGTGTCAAGGCTCAAGCCTGGGCCGGCCTCTGGCTGCCTCTGGGTAGGGGGGACCCTGTCCCGATCCTTCCCCCGGAGGCTGGGCACTGGCGTCTGGGGAGCCTGAGGCCGGGACCCCCTGCACATGCGCTTGCAATCGCAGCTGCGCCTCTGCTCACGGGACATGCCAGGTCCCTGCTGCACAGGGCTGCTGCGGAGCTGGCAGCTGCAGCGGCCTGGCGCTGGAGGTTGCAGGTACTCGGTACCTGGCAGCTCCCCCTGGCTTGGCGGCTTGAGGAGTTCCTCGAGGAACTCCAGCTCATACTGCTTCACCTTCTGCAGCTGGGCCTGCCGCTCATCGGTCTCCTTCTTCTGGCGTGTTGGGAAGGTGGCAGAGAATAAATTACGGAGCCGGAAAGGACCCCGGGAAGATTTGGGCTTGGCAGGGCCTTCGGAGGCTGAGTGGGCTCCATCCAGGGTGGTTTCAATCTTTCTGGAGGGCATAGTGCTCACCTGCCGGCTGGCGGCTTGAGGCCTCAGTGGGCTTTGGCCTCGTGGCGGGCAGCTGGGGCTCTGCAGAACCATGGGGTAGCTAACTCGGGGAACCAGGCTGGCCTCCTCAAGTTTGCTGCTTTGGGGGGTGCTCTCCAGCTGCCCCTTCTCCCCATGGCCAGAGACGGTGCCCTGTTTGTGCACAGAAGGCTTGGTACCCTCGGGCCCGCTCTTGCCTGCCACCTCCCCAGTACCTTGCTTGCCTGCTGACTCTCGACTCGCTCGAGACAGATAGGTTTTGGTAGGGAAATTTTGAACAGGCAGCCTGTCCTCTTGTGGGGAGAGGTGCAGGCTCTCAGCTCGGCTCCCTGTGGGTGCTCTGGAGCTGGAAGAGACCTCTGGGCTCAGCTGCTGCTGGGAACCGTGAGAGGTCTCCGGAGCACCGGGGCTCATTTTGAACTTCAGATTCTTAGTGGCACTGCCACTCATTGTGCTAATTTCTGGCCTTACTAGGCTGACCTCTGACCTCCCCATGCTGGCCTCTAGCCTTCTCTCCCCACTGCTGGGGGTGTTCCCCAAGGCTCCAGCAGGGGCAGGTAGGCTCTTAGTGTGAACCACCTGCTGTAGGGCAGCTGAGATGATGGCTGGGGTCACGCTGCCCTTTGGGTCCAGGATAAGCTTGGGGCTCAACCTGACCTCCTTGGGCAGATTCTCCCTTAGCTCAGAGACCTGCTCTTCACTAAGGGATGGCGTGGCCGCCCTCAGTGACATCTCTAGGCCTGCCCTAGTGTGGCCAGGCCCTTTGTCCTCAGGAACTGGAGACAGCAGGCTCAGATTCTTCGGTTCACTCAGCTGTGGGGACAGTGCTGGGTGCACTGCCAGGGTGTACATTCGCTCACGCTGTGGCTGGGCCTCCGATGGGGGCAGCTTCCTCCGAGCGCCTGGGGGACCGGGACTCTGGCCTGCAACCACTGGCTGTAGGGATGGGTTGGGATCCGGGCGCCCGAGAGAATAAGGGGCCGTGAGAACAGTCTGGGCTGCACAACTCTGGATCCGGAAGGGCAGGTCCTTGCGGGTCAGGAGGCTGTCCTTGTTGAGGTGCTGGGCCAGGAAGTAAGTGGTATTCTGGTGCTGCTTCATGGCTGACATCATCTCTGACATGTCTGTGAGCTCTGAAGAGTTGGTCTCATGGCCCGAGTCCAGTGATGATTCAGGGGTGATTGTGGCCAGCACAATCAGACCTGGAAGGATAGGAAGAGGGGTCTTCAGCACTTACTCAGGTCAAGTCCTTTCTGATCATATGTAGACGGTCTATGAGGGTCAAGGTTAGTCAACAGGATTTCAAGCTGGGAAAATCCAGTCAGCCCTGGGGGGCCTGCAGGGCTGAGGGTGTGAAgcagggagggaaggggacaAAGAGGCAAGCTGGGAGAGGGGTGATGAAGGGCTGGAatccaaagagaaacaaaagaggcCAGAGAGAAGATCTGGGCAGTTTGATGGCAAATTAACATGCAAATCACAGGCAACATAACATGCTAATCATCACTATTTTTAGACTCAACAGCCTAGGAAATTTTTGTTAATTGTCCTGAAGAGAGCTGACAAAGAGAGCTCCCTCTCTCTGGCACTCCTCATTTGGTCAGACTGGCCTACTGTCCCCTCAGCTGAGACCATTTAGCAGACCTTGGCCTCTCTCTGGCTACCACACGGGCCTCTAGCCTCGGAGCAGCTAGTGCTTGGAGCTCCAGACTCTGAGTAGAGAGTCATGCTAGGCCTAGGGGCCGAACACATAGGGGCTGCCCAACACCAAGGATGCTCTTACAGACAAAAAAGGCACGTGCTTGCCCTGGTCAGCTAGGCTCCCTCTGACCCCAATAGCTTCACTTTCTGTCCACACTTGTCCTTGCCTCACATGCTTCCCCATATGCCTTCTTCCtccctatttctttcctttcactaCAGCACTGACCTCTTTTAGGCATATGTGTATGGAAGGATGTACATGTGACTA
Coding sequences:
- the FRMPD3 gene encoding FERM and PDZ domain-containing protein 3, whose protein sequence is MMKKEALLLIPNVLKVFLENGQIKSFTFDGRTTVKDVMVTLQDRLSLRYIEHFALVLEYAGPEQNHKFLLLQDKQPLAYVVQRTHYHGMKCLFRISFFPKDPVELLRRDPAAFEYLYIQSRNDVIRERFGMDPKPEMLLGLAALHIYITVSATRPSQKISLKNVEKEWGLEPFLPPSLLQGIKEKTLRKSLSQQLKAHQTHPSSGTKGSAIQAKLQYLRILNELPTFTGVLFNTVGLDEKQSATTLLVGPRHGISHVIDLKTNLTTVLSEFSKISKIQLFRENQGVARVETSIMDAKPLVLLMEWPEATNFACLIAGYCRLLLDSRKMVFSRPASQPLPPPMIKADYMHSAHRPVTGGHLGKKESSYVGSVGTSPRKSSRCTPPPADSELVSFCYLHMREQRKEQESRMDVNENLIFFEETRPRTKSDPTSKSSGQGYEAIPDDFDAASLDHEPCASRARSYTLDNSLGAEALNFYCDSCKAKLQEQLGPRKGGRSGSSRDNMVDLMSLPPPGSEEEEEEEDESTSLLPAIAAPPPGFRDNSSDEDDPKRRAAQSQEQGRHLRGLLYDEIPVTLIDSVQTRTVRDHAQELDDALVSTLQALEALAASEDGPHPPPPQTAGLIVLATITPESSLDSGHETNSSELTDMSEMMSAMKQHQNTTYFLAQHLNKDSLLTRKDLPFRIQSCAAQTVLTAPYSLGRPDPNPSLQPVVAGQSPGPPGARRKLPPSEAQPQRERMYTLAVHPALSPQLSEPKNLSLLSPVPEDKGPGHTRAGLEMSLRAATPSLSEEQVSELRENLPKEVRLSPKLILDPKGSVTPAIISAALQQVVHTKSLPAPAGALGNTPSSGERRLEASMGRSEVSLVRPEISTMSGSATKNLKFKMSPGAPETSHGSQQQLSPEVSSSSRAPTGSRAESLHLSPQEDRLPVQNFPTKTYLSRASRESAGKQGTGEVAGKSGPEGTKPSVHKQGTVSGHGEKGQLESTPQSSKLEEASLVPRVSYPMVLQSPSCPPRGQSPLRPQAASRQVSTMPSRKIETTLDGAHSASEGPAKPKSSRGPFRLRNLFSATFPTRQKKETDERQAQLQKVKQYELEFLEELLKPPSQGELPGTEYLQPPAPGRCSCQLRSSPVQQGPGMSREQRRSCDCKRMCRGSRPQAPQTPVPSLRGKDRDRVPPTQRQPEAGPGLSLDTPTSVRRIRSTSLESRECRSDPESGVSCLTTCASGGECLGAPNYRKLMRRYSISELDQGDRASLTSDIYPHPPLGMLPREAKEVEAGLPLGVGPKSKSLESPTLGDPSYVHVAPETKGPRQMAVFSLPEEVYRKPAELDEDSESGKCCSIRYCFYYRKCDMADDASDGKDELSYSIPMKILPGMKLDEQVVPVVSRTLQVLDAATCSSSSPEASRTQEIDLRVSTFEGSLAKINALRAHAYGLPDGFLAARLDTNELLTVLRQCVASPEARAPKPYVSQISEYKLELALKFKELRASCRRVANVDKSPTHMLAAITGSFQVLSSLIETFVRLVFIVRSEAQRQELLAKVEEVVRNYTFLLRAAEESTARNLNQQQQQQQQAATVMGAAGGHPPGSPTSATVMSTFTRSLKTLIK